A single bacterium DNA region contains:
- the fusA gene encoding elongation factor G translates to MADDKIGLSQIRNIGIMAHIDAGKTTCSERILFYSGKTHKIGEVHDGAATMDWMDQEQERGITITSAATTTHWREHRISLIDTPGHVDFTAEVERSLRVLDGAVALFCAVGGVQPQSEQVWRQSEKYSVPKIAFVNKMDRTGADFYGVVEKIQNILGANGVPIVIPIGKEEAFSGIIDLIKMKEVVYNEQDRGQTWTEVDIAPERLEEAKKWHAFLVEKCAEVDDALLEKFLETGDLTEAEIMSSLRKATIARKIIPIYCGSAFKNKGVQRLLDGVVDFLPSPADIAPVIGRVDEKEVHRIHSENEPFSALAFKIAADKHMGKIVFIRVYSGSITSGKPVYNSTQKKEQRIGRLLRMHANRQESIDIARCGDIVAAVGLQQTKTGDTLCFEDDNIVLESIEFPAPVISISIKPESRADDEKLSHSLHCLADEDPTFVVSFDDETKETIIAGMGELHLEVLVERMKREYGVVAQVGRPEVAYRETGTCLSDGEYKHVKQSGGRGQFAHVCMRLEPLAPGEGFEFVNEVRGGRIPQNFIAPVEKGVIKAMLKGPIAGFPVVDMRVVLYDGSYHEVDSNEFAFTEAARAGFHKLFLESKPHLLEPVMSVEVVTPEDYMGAATGSVCQRRGRIDSMDEQAEYKVIRAMVPLSEMFGYSNVVRTISQGRASYTMHFEHYEAVPFGLAEEIVTKRREMKKIN, encoded by the coding sequence ATGGCTGACGACAAGATTGGTTTATCGCAGATTCGAAACATTGGAATTATGGCCCACATTGACGCTGGTAAAACCACGTGCAGTGAGCGCATTCTTTTCTACTCGGGGAAAACCCACAAGATCGGGGAAGTTCATGATGGCGCCGCCACCATGGACTGGATGGATCAGGAGCAGGAACGCGGCATTACGATTACTTCCGCCGCCACCACCACCCACTGGCGTGAACATCGCATTTCACTGATCGATACCCCAGGGCACGTGGACTTCACGGCCGAAGTGGAACGCAGTCTGCGCGTGCTGGACGGCGCCGTCGCCCTCTTCTGTGCCGTGGGCGGGGTCCAACCCCAGTCCGAACAGGTCTGGCGTCAGAGCGAAAAATACAGCGTGCCGAAAATCGCCTTCGTCAACAAGATGGACCGGACGGGGGCTGATTTCTACGGGGTGGTTGAAAAAATCCAGAACATCCTGGGCGCCAATGGCGTGCCGATCGTCATTCCGATTGGCAAGGAAGAAGCCTTCTCGGGAATCATCGATTTGATCAAGATGAAGGAAGTGGTCTATAACGAACAGGATCGCGGCCAGACCTGGACGGAAGTGGACATCGCCCCGGAGCGTCTGGAAGAAGCCAAGAAATGGCATGCCTTCCTCGTCGAGAAATGCGCGGAGGTCGACGACGCCCTGCTGGAGAAGTTCCTTGAGACTGGCGACCTGACGGAAGCCGAGATCATGTCCAGTTTGCGCAAGGCCACCATTGCCCGCAAGATCATCCCGATCTATTGCGGTTCGGCCTTCAAAAACAAAGGGGTCCAGCGCCTTTTGGACGGCGTGGTGGACTTCCTGCCCTCCCCCGCAGATATCGCCCCGGTGATCGGGCGCGTGGACGAAAAAGAGGTTCACCGGATCCATTCCGAGAACGAACCCTTCTCCGCGTTGGCCTTCAAAATTGCCGCCGACAAGCACATGGGTAAAATCGTCTTCATCCGGGTTTACTCGGGATCCATCACCTCCGGCAAACCGGTGTATAACAGCACCCAGAAAAAGGAACAGCGCATCGGCCGCCTGTTGCGGATGCATGCCAACCGGCAGGAGTCCATTGATATTGCCCGGTGTGGCGATATTGTGGCCGCCGTCGGGTTGCAGCAGACCAAGACTGGTGACACCTTGTGCTTCGAAGACGACAATATCGTCCTTGAGTCCATTGAGTTCCCCGCTCCCGTGATCTCCATCAGCATCAAGCCTGAGAGCCGGGCGGATGATGAGAAATTGAGTCATTCCCTGCATTGTCTGGCGGATGAAGATCCTACGTTCGTGGTCAGTTTTGATGACGAGACCAAGGAAACCATCATCGCGGGTATGGGTGAACTTCATCTGGAAGTACTCGTGGAGCGCATGAAGCGTGAGTACGGGGTGGTTGCCCAGGTTGGCCGTCCTGAAGTGGCGTATCGTGAAACGGGAACGTGCCTGTCTGACGGTGAATACAAGCACGTCAAGCAGTCCGGTGGTCGTGGTCAGTTCGCGCACGTCTGTATGCGTCTTGAGCCACTCGCCCCCGGCGAAGGCTTTGAGTTCGTCAACGAAGTCCGCGGTGGCCGTATTCCCCAGAATTTCATTGCGCCTGTCGAAAAGGGTGTCATCAAGGCGATGTTGAAGGGACCGATCGCAGGGTTCCCCGTGGTGGATATGCGGGTCGTGCTGTACGATGGGTCCTACCACGAGGTTGACTCGAATGAGTTCGCCTTTACGGAAGCGGCGCGCGCCGGTTTCCACAAGCTGTTCCTGGAAAGCAAGCCGCACCTGCTTGAACCGGTCATGTCGGTTGAAGTGGTCACTCCTGAAGACTATATGGGCGCCGCCACGGGCTCAGTCTGTCAGCGTCGCGGC